A DNA window from Ostrea edulis chromosome 5, xbOstEdul1.1, whole genome shotgun sequence contains the following coding sequences:
- the LOC125650011 gene encoding ribonuclease Oy-like, with protein sequence MHAVLLIGLCAAVSAYTEDWDIFTYTQEWPVAVCINGREEHHTCSIPQDVTGWGIHGMWPTKTGTRGPTSCGTQPFDQNAISAILPKLKLLWPNMYSDSSEYSFWEHEWSKHGTCASSLNSTSTEYKYFSKALDLYTRFNGQTLLGKQGIVPSSSATYNIKPTEAALKRELGVNALVQCTYDHDTRRQVIYEIEICLNKSFEPVDCYPDDDNTSGKRSHHHKYTSHPESSCPESYGFHYPPLPGVYTNPNAH encoded by the exons ATGCATGCGGTGTTGTTGATTGGATTGTGTGCTGCGGT GTCGGCCTACACTGAAGACTGGGATATATTCACGTACACCCAGGAGTGGCCTGTTGCTGTCTGTATCAATGGTAGAGAGGAG CATCACACCTGTTCAATTCCACAAGACGTGACGGGATGGGGGATACATGGAATGTG GCCTACGAAGACGGGAACACGAGGACCCACAAGCTGTGGTACACAGCCCTTCGACCAGAATGCCATCTCG GCCATTTTGCCAAAATTGAAGCTTCTGTGGCCAAACATGTACTCTGATTCATCTGAATACAGCTTTTG GGAGCATGAATGGAGTAAACATGGGACGTGCGCCAGTTCACTCAACTCGACGTCTAcagaatataaatatttctcCAAGGCTCTGGACCTTTACACTCGATTTAACGGACAGAC ATTACTAGGTAAACAGGGCATAGTACCAAGTTCCTCTGCAACATACAAC ATAAAACCGACTGAAGCAGCACTGAAGAGAGAGCTGGGTGTTAACGCACTAGTGCAATGTACATACGACCAC GACACCAGGAGACAAGTAATATACGAAATCGAAATTTGCCTGAATAAGAGCTTCGAGCCTGTAGACTGTTACCCGGATGATGACAACACTTCCGGAAAAAGAAGCCACCATCATAAATATACAAGCCATCCTGAGAGTTCGTGTCCGGAGAGCTACGGGTTTCACTATCCACCTCTTCCCGGGGTGTATACCAATCCGAACGCAcattaa